DNA sequence from the Colletotrichum destructivum chromosome 9, complete sequence genome:
ACCAGGTGTTGATATGCTTGAAGTACAGGTCGACCAAAGCGTACAGTAGGTCATATGGCGGTAGCTCCTGATCGGGTGCAGTTGAGGCCTGGCTTTGTGCCATGGCCACGTCCGGAGAATGAAGCTGCGTTTGATTGGTGCCATAGTATTCCTGGGCCGCGCTGCTAGGGTGGGACATGGCAGAGACGTGGCTAGTTGGCGCGGACATGCTGGTCATGGGCATTTGTCCCTGGAATTCGTGCATCGATGGGGTCGGGGGCGGCATCCCAAACTCCAAGGACTGCGTGGTTGAGGGATAGGATGACGGCTTTTGAAGGAATAGAGCCGTCTCGGCCTGAGGGGTCCGAATGGATTCGGATGGCCGGAACAAGGCATTGGTTTCGCGCGGTGTGCCGTGGTCACTTGGCAGGCTCGGGTTGCTATTCCGTATGCTTGGTGCCGTGGCGTGGTGTTGGTTGGAGGTCAAGGTGGCCTGAAGGATCTCGGCATGGGCCCTGAGGATTTCCTCAAGCTTATCCAGACGCTGCTCCAGCTCGCGTCCGTAGCCGGCACGGAGACCGGGCTTTTTGCGTTCCTTGTATTCGCATAAGGCACCGTTGCGACTACACCAACCGCAAGAAGGTTGACCTCGGTCACATTTCACCTGAGAGTCGCGGCGGGGTCAGCCTCAGTTCTTACGCATGCAAGTAAGAGACAAGACGAgcttcgaggacgaggctgAATGTGGAGAGAAAGCGGGGGGCTCAAAGATGAGAAAGTGGTGAGCAAGAGAGGTTGGTGATTAAGAGGGCAGGCAAGGTAGCCGCGGGAAATGCAAGGTCATTGGAAACCAATGACATCAACGGTagcggcaacggcaagaGTGATAAGAGAAAATAAGAGGAAAGCAAAGGAAGAAAGGTCAAGAGACGGAGGGAAAAGGAAGCCAAGGGAAACGGTACCTTTCTCTGCTTGCACAACTCGCATCTTGGGATTGGATTGTTAGCTTCGGGGTTCTGCTCAGAAGGCGCAGGATCGGGAGACGGTGACATGGGAAAGAGAAGAGCGAGGCACCAGGGGACATATCAGAAACAAGAGAGCAGGCAGCAAAGAGGCAGCGAGGTGTGGGGGTGGTAGATTGTGAGGTATCCAAACAATCAGTGTTAAGATGCGAATGAGTTGTAGGGTTGAGTGGAAGgggactgggactggacTAGGGAGCCGAACGACTTACGAAACAGATATGGGTCTCTTGCGCTTCCCAAGACGGGTGACATCCTGATCGTCCTGGTCAAGgtcgttctcgtcggcgcTCTGCAGCTGGTTACCGTCGTCAGAGTCCTGTTCATTCTGGCTCTGGTCATGGCTCTGGTCATGGCTCTGGGTTGAGTTCTGCTGCTGGATCGACTTGGTGTTGGCTGCAGGCGGTGACCGGCTGCTAAGGGAATGGCCGTTGTGCTGCATCCTCGGTATGGCAGTCTCCGGGCGATGGCGGGCAGAGGGCAAATCAGCCCCGAGGAAACTGGTCCAGGGAGCGAGTGTGACGCAGGCAGGCGTAGAGTGAGAGGGATGGGCAGGGCGCGCGCGCACGAGGAGGGCGATTGCGCTGGAATTGCAGGCGTTCGTGCGATATGCCAACACGCGGATTCGGGAGAAGCTTGGGAACCTCGGGGTAATGTTGAgcagagggggggaaaagggcaCAGAAGGCTGGGGGCGGGCGAGAAAGAGGCTCGGGGTATTTTTGTTTTTCTGTCCCACACGTGCCACGGGGACAAGACAAAAGAAGAGCGACAGGGTAGGaagcggggaggggaggggcctcgggggaggggaaaagggaaaaagaggaggaagcggaggTGGGGAGAGCACGCGATAGTGGGATTGGACGAGAGGATGGGGTTGCCGGGGTCAGGAGAACGGCGAACGGGCTGGATCGAGTTCGAGTCGCGTCGAGCCGAGCTGCCTTGCAAGTTGCCAGTGATGGCCTGGCGGCAGTCGCCCAATGATTGGCTAACTGATGCCTGCCTGCGTGGGCGTGGCCGGCCCCGAGGACGAATCCGTATAAAGATGGGCACACGAAACGCCGTCGCATTCAATTCGTCAATCTCGAACAAAGAATGCTGTTCGGGCAGCATAAGCAGAGATGGCGGCCCAGCTATGTTCTCTCCCCCGTTGCCGAATTCAAGCTCGCACCCCCGGGTCTCGAGTAATGcggggagaaaagaaaggtaAGAAGAACAGTTTTACCCTGCAAGAGTAGTCAGGAGACACAATCCCAGCCACATGGGCAGACAGGTCGGGTAAGATGAGAAGGATGTGTATCTGCGCACCCGAGTCTATTGTCGCACTGGGTTTTCCCTTACCAACCGCAAGGAACCAGAGGTGTGTGCGTACCCAGGGTGAGGTAACGACGGAAGCCTTAGAATTATCGACCGAGGCGAAGAATACGTGCGGTCAAGGCGATCTTGAGAGAGTGGACGGCGTCCCGAGTCTTGTCGTCTCGCCCCGTCATGCCCGGTCTCAGATGGGGGGGCGCCAGACTAAAATGGATTGTGTGGGGGAAATTTTAAAATTGGGTGCTCCCAGGGCCCGCATGAGGAGAACAGTCGAACAGTAACaaaagagaggaggagactCAAGAGAGTGGGGAATCGAATGGAGAATGCGGAGAAGCCGCTGGGAGAGAAGTGACCGAGGCACAATGCGGTCTTACTCTTTGAGCCAATCATGAGCTGCTGCTTGATGGTAGAGGAGTGTGCACTACGACAAACCTGGGCAACCGGCCGCTGCGTCTGTGTCTCTTGCGTGATGACAACTCGCCTCAAGGGGAAATTACCAATCCGCCATGCGCCCGAGGCAGAGAGGAACGCCTTTCCCGTCTGAATATCGACTACGTGAGCACGGATCTAAACATCTTTCCAGAGTGAGTTGCAAGGCAAAAGACATGCAATGAATGACTAACGTCCCACTGAGATCTCTGGTCACGTGAGCCTTGCAGTAGGTGCCATTCGAAGGCGAGGAGTCTTAGGCTTTATGCATTATGTCAACGTGCCATgatcaccaccaacaccctCCAGATCTCACCATGGCAGATACACACGTGTACGTAGCCAAGTCCGGGGACAGTTGAGTTCGTGTGGGCCGTAACGAGCCGTAGCAGACGAAGGCCGAGCCCGGTGACCGGGGCTCCCGGCCAGTATCCACGGTGAAAACAACGCCCGGGTGGCTGCTCCGTGCTCCGTGTCTGACCATATAGTGGTACTTGTAGTGCAGATCGCTCCGTCTCCGTATTTCATGCGGAGTCCCGGGTTGGAGTCGGTCTTGGATGGCCCGGGCGTCGGGATTGGCGGCAGGAGTGTGTGAGAATGCTCCGGATTAAACGCCAGGCATCCAGGCACCCATCCCCCCACAAAGAAGAAAATCCGGGGCAGGTCTCGGGCTCATTTATCCCTTTCCTCCGAgttctcctcttctctcgtGATCAGACGAGCCTGGACTGCGACACTGCTGGGACACCTGGTCCGAGAGAATGcagttttcttttttcttctttttctcttaCCACTACAGTGACCAATTACCTGCGACAGCATGCGCCTGCAGGTTCAACCAACCATCCATTGAGGCTACACAGCGGAGGACCGCAATCGCGATGCTAGCCATACTCCCATGTGATGTATCCAAATCAATGGCGATGCATTCAACGTATCGAGATCGTAGTTGGCGAATTGGCGCCGTGCATACAAACTTACCCTACCGTTGTACAGCTTTCCCCGTTCCAGACAACAGGGGTGGATCGTCTTCCGGAGAGATAGATCCTCGACTGACCTGGCCCGCCTTCTGCTGAAAACCCACCTACAGTCAAATACATCCAGCTCAACCTCGCATTTGGGCATTGGAGATGCCTCTGCAGACAAGCCTAGTTGCTTCCGCAAAGAGCCTCGTCAGGAAACATGCAAAAATTTTTAACGTTGTCCAAGCCTTGGCTTGGACCTTTGGGACAACACACTGCAGCCTCTCCGCAGCTTGCTGCCACCCACCATGCTCATTTGCTCCAGGAAGACGGTATCTGCCGCAACACGTTATCTGATGCGTCGCTATGTACTACAGTACGATGATCATGAGAGGGAGGGTCCAGTCGCAATGACACCCCGCCCTCTGAAGCCTGGTAGATGGGGCTTTTTTTTTATGGAGGCGAGGGGTCCTGTTCCAAATGCCTTGGAACGCGCTCGGCTCCCGAGGCTCATGCCGGTTCTCGACAGTTTCCGTATGTCGGGACATCTGACACCGATTTCAAAGCCTCCCCGTCCGCCGCAAACCACTCGAGTTGAGTTGACTCGCCGCGAATCTGTCTCgtcgccccctcccccactAACCTAAGAAGCTCGTGCTACCTTAGTGGTCGGCTTGAGAGTTGCATTTTTTGGACTGTCGTCTGATTCGGTGGTTTTCCGTCCTTGTTGACTGGGCTCGCGTGTCTTGGAAATCCCGGCCACAGGGAGTccctccttttttctcttAAAAGACGGTCACTGATCCCGTTCCCCCTCCATTTTCTCACCCCTCACCTGctcttcatcgccgcctaGTGTCTTCCCCTCCAGCTTTACCCGTGATTCATTCTCCGACACAGCAAAAACATAAGCAGACTGACAACGGCACAATGTCGTCCGTGAGGTCTTTCCCCTCCATCAAGGAGATCCGGACATTCGTTATCGGCGGTGTCGGCTCTGGCGGTGATTATCACAACGTCAAGGGTGGTCACTGGTATGTGTTATTGCTCACGCCTCCGCAGCGAGCCCGACCCTGCCCTGGAGGCAGCATGGACTGACATTCCGATGAACAGGCTCATTGACAGCCCCATCTCCACCCCGTGCTCGCGATGGGAGCAGTACCGAAACTCTAGAACGAGCTGGGGCATCAACGTGCTGGGCTCGTTCCTCGTTGAGATTGAGGCGACTGACGGCACCGTCGGTCTTGCCACTGGATTTGGAGGTGCGCAGTTCCGAGTCCCAATACACAAATACCGACGCAGACGATGGCATCAATAAAACCAATGCTGACTTTACTACGCACAGGCCCCCCGGCTTGCTGGCTCGTCCACCAACATTTCGAAcgtttcctcctcggcgctgaCCCGCGCAACACCAACCTGTTGTTCGAGCAGATGTACAGAGGCTCCATGTTCTACGGCCGCAAGGGTCTCCCTCTAGCCGTCATCTCCGTCATCGATCTCGCCATCTGGGACTTGCTTGGCAAGCTGAGGAACGAGCCCGTATACAGGCTGATTGGCGGTGCCACAAAGGAGCGCCTGAACTTCTACTGCACTGGTCCTGAGCCTACCGCGGCCAAGGAGATGGGCTTCTGGGGCGGCAAGGTTCCCCTTCCCTACTGCCCGGAGGACGGCCATGTTGGTCTGAAGAAGAACGTTGAGTTTCTGCGCAAGCACCGCGAGAGTGTCGGTCCCGACTTCCCCATCATGGTCGACTGCTATATGAGTCTCAATGTGCCGTACACGATTGAGATCGTCAAGGCCTGCGAGGACCTCAACATCAACTGGTGGGAGGAGTGTCTGTCGCCCGACGACACGGACGGCTTTGAGCAGATCAAGCGTGCTCACCCAACGATCAAGTTCACGACGGGTGAGCATGAGTACTCCCGTTTCGGTTTCCGCAAGCTCATCGAGGGTCGCAACCTGGACATCATCCAGCCGGACGTAATGTGGCTCGGTGGTCTCACGGAGCTCCTTAAGGTGTCAGCGATGGCCTCGGCATATGACATTCCCGTCGTGCCGCACGCCAGTGGCCCGTACAGCTACCACTTTGTCATTTCGCAGCCCAACACGCCATTCCAGGAGTATCTCGCCAACTCTCCCGACGGCAAGAGCGTGCTGCCCGTCTTCGGTGATTtgttcctcgacgagcccaTCCCCACCAAGGGTTACCTTACGACTGCGGATCTCGACAAGCCTGGTTTCGGTCTGACGCTCAACCCGGCAGTGAGGTCAAAGCTCATCTCGGGCAGGTCGCTGCTCAGCATTAGTCCCGTGAGTGTTTACGCCGAACCAAGCAATACATTTCCCAATGTACTGACGAACTGTATAGGAACGGCCGCTCAAGTcggcggaggagacggagacgaaCGGAACGAACGGCATCGTGCACGATGTGACGGCCAAGGTGCAAGAGCTTACGACTTCTTCGaaatagagagagaagaaggggggagcgAAACGTTGCATGTGAGAGTGAGGATAGACCAACGGAACGGATAACGACGGGCGGCTGGCTAAGCATCATTTGTAGGCGGACGTGGCCCGGTACGGCCATGTACCGCGAAGCCCGAATTTCTTGTAATGTTCTACCTAGACAAATGGCACTGGAATGTTTATGACCATGTCTGAGTTTGTTCGACGATGACCCTCTTCAGATGGAGCTTGCACATTTCGCTTGGTCTTCAACGGAGTAGCACTTTGACGTATCATGAAATGTCTCATACTATTGGCAACAGCATGGGGTCGGGGTCCCTTCACAAGCGCTGATAGGTGCAACCAAACAGTAT
Encoded proteins:
- a CDS encoding Putative mandelate racemase/muconate lactonizing enzyme domain, enolase-like protein: MSSVRSFPSIKEIRTFVIGGVGSGGDYHNVKGGHWLIDSPISTPCSRWEQYRNSRTSWGINVLGSFLVEIEATDGTVGLATGFGGPPACWLVHQHFERFLLGADPRNTNLLFEQMYRGSMFYGRKGLPLAVISVIDLAIWDLLGKLRNEPVYRLIGGATKERLNFYCTGPEPTAAKEMGFWGGKVPLPYCPEDGHVGLKKNVEFLRKHRESVGPDFPIMVDCYMSLNVPYTIEIVKACEDLNINWWEECLSPDDTDGFEQIKRAHPTIKFTTGEHEYSRFGFRKLIEGRNLDIIQPDVMWLGGLTELLKVSAMASAYDIPVVPHASGPYSYHFVISQPNTPFQEYLANSPDGKSVLPVFGDLFLDEPIPTKGYLTTADLDKPGFGLTLNPAVRSKLISGRSLLSISPERPLKSAEETETNGTNGIVHDVTAKVQELTTSSK